A stretch of the Salmo salar chromosome ssa20, Ssal_v3.1, whole genome shotgun sequence genome encodes the following:
- the LOC106580955 gene encoding olfactory receptor 6N1: MENSTQVKFFYLFGLQETFNNKSVYFILSLITYLLIITVNLTLIITIIQEKGLHEPMYIFLCSLCVNGLYGTAGFYPKILLDLQSDVQVISYGGCLTQAYVIYTSVMCEISTLTVMSYGRYVAICRPLLYHTIVTSLTVRKLLLFSWCYPLFAGLIAVSLTARLSLCGSRIDKIFCDNPSILKHACLPITINQILNKCMIVVHVLQILFIVFSYCQIVRTCVKSSKGRIKFTQTCVAHLITIFIFITVTLFDNLQGWNNVNITLNMRNAMAIQFLVIPPVFNPVIYGLNLQQIRRAVFRKCNAHKIIDMRC, encoded by the coding sequence TTAACAACAAATCGGTCTATTTTATCTTGTCTCTTATCACATACCTTCTCATCATCACTGTGAATCTGACTCTGATCATAACAATCATTCAGGAGAAAGGTCTCCATGAGCCCATGTATATCTTTCTGTGTAGTCTATGTGTCAATGGATTGTATGGAACTGCTGGTTTCTACCCCAAAATCTTACTGGACCTTCAGTCAGATGTTCAGGTGATATCTTATGGTGGATGTTTGACTCAAGCCTATGTAATATACACATCTGTCATGTGTGAAATTTCTACTCTTACAGTGATGTCTTACGGCAGGTATGTGGCCATATGCAGACcactactataccataccattGTGACATCTTTAACTGTTAGAAAGTTACTCTTATTTTCTTGGTGTTATCCTTTATTTGCAGGACTGATTGCAGTTAGTTTAACCGCCAGACTTTCTTTGTGTGGATCTCGCATTGATAAAATCTTCTGTGACAATCCATCTATACTGAAACATGCATGTTTACCCATAACCATCAATCAGATTTTGAACAAATGTATGATAGTGGTTCATGTTTTACAGATACTTTTCATTGTATTTTCTTACTGTCAGATTGTAAGGACTTGTGTAAAGTCGTCTAAGGGAAGGATTAAGTTTACACAGACATGTGTGGCACATTTAATAACAATATTTATTTTCATCACAGTGACTCTGTTTGACAATTTGCAAGGGTGGAATAATGTAAATATTACACTAAATATGCGTAATGCAATGGCCATACAATTCCTTGTTATACCACCTGTCTTTAACCCTGTCATATATGGACTTAACCTCCAGCAGATTCGAAGGGCAGTTTTCAGAAAGtgtaatgcacataaaatcatTGATATGAGAT